The following proteins are encoded in a genomic region of Neovison vison isolate M4711 chromosome 12, ASM_NN_V1, whole genome shotgun sequence:
- the SUOX gene encoding sulfite oxidase, mitochondrial yields the protein MLLHRAVIPCLRQACRLQSVPSRLCIRACSTNDSLQPQCPSLAFSGANSSTRGWRVMGTLLGLGAVLAYHDHRCRAAEKSPHIYTREEVKSHSSLETRIWVTLGCEVFDVTEFVDLHPGGPSKLMLAAGGPLEPFWALYAVHDQAHVREILAQYKVGELSSEDKAPSTLKTSDPYADDPVRHPALKVNSQRPFNAEPPPELLTENYITPNPIFFTRNHLPVPNLEPETYRLHVVGPPGCQSLSLSLDDLYQFPKHEVTVTLQCAGNRRSEMTQFKEVKGLEWNAGAISTARWAGARLCDVLAKAGHQLRETEAHVCFEGLDSDPTGTAYGASIPLARAMDPEAEVLLAYEMNGQPLPRDHGFPVRVVVPGVVGARHVKWLGKVSVEPEESYSHWQRRDYKGFSPSVDWDTVDFDSAPSIQELPVQSAITEPKDGETVQSGEVTIKGYAWSGGGRAIVRVDVSLDGGLTWQVAELNGEEQRPRKAWAWRLWQLQAPVPAGKKELNIVCKAVDDSYNVQPDSVAPIWNLRGVLSNAWHRVHVRVTP from the exons ATGCTGCTGCACAGGGCTGTGATCCCATGTCTCCGACAGGCCTGCAG gcTCCAATCAGTCCCCTCAAGGCTCTGCATTCGGGCCTGCTCTACAAATGATTCACTTCAGCCCCAGTGCCCCAGCCTTGCCTTCTCTGGTGCTAACTCCAGCACTAGGGGATGGAGAGTCATGGGGACTCTGCTAGGTCTCGGTGCAGTGTTGGCCTATCATGACCACCGGTGCAGG GCTGCTGAGAAGTCACCACACATATATACCAGAGAGGAAGTGAAATCTCACAGCAGCCTTGAGACTAGGATCTGGGTAACTCTGGGCTGTGAGGTATTTGATGTTACAGAATTTGTGGATCTACACCCAGGGGGACCATCAAAGCTGATGCTAGCAGCAGGTGGTCCTTTAGAGCCTTTCTGGGCCCTCTACGCTGTTCATGACCAGGCCCATGTGCGTGAGATACTGGCTCAGTATAAAGTTGGGGAGCTGAGTTCTGAAGACAAAGCACCCTCCACCTTGAAGACCTCTGACCCTTACGCTGATGATCCTGTACGTCACCCAGCCCTGAAGGTCAATAGCCAACGCCCCTTTAATGCAGAGCCCCCCCCTGAACTGCTGACAGAAAACTATATCACACCTAACCCTATCTTCTTCACCCGGAACCATCTGCCTGTACCTAACCTGGAACCAGAAACCTATCGCCTGCATGTAgtagggccacctgggtgtcaGTCACTGTCCCTATCCCTGGATGACTTGTACCAGTTCCCCAAGCACGAGGTCACTGTCACTCTTCAGTGCGCTGGAAACCGACGCTCTGAGATGACTCAGTTCAAAGAAGTAAAAGGTCTGGAGTGGAATGCAGGGGCCATTAGCACTGCACGCTGGGCTGGGGCACGCCTCTGTGATGTGTTAGCCAAGGCTGGTCACCAACTCCGTGAAACTGAGGCCCACGTCTGCTTTGAGGGACTGGACTCAGACCCCACAGGGACTGCGTACGGAGCATCCATCCCTCTGGCTCGGGCCATGGACCCTGAAGCTGAGGTCCTGCTGGCATATGAGATGAATGGGCAGCCCCTGCCTCGTGACCATGGCTTCCCTGTACGGGTGGTGGTTCCTGGTGTGGTGGGTGCCCGCCATGTCAAATGGCTGGGCAAAGTGAGCGTGGAACCAGAGGAAAGTTACAGTCACTGGCAGCGACGGGATTACAAAGGCTTCTCTCCGTCTGTGGACTGGGACACAGTAGATTTTGACTCCGCTCCATCTATTCAGGAACTTCCTGTCCAGTCAGCCATCACAGAGCCCAAGGATGGGGAGACCGTACAATCAGGGGAGGTGACTATCAAGGGCTATGCATGGAGTGGTGGTGGGAGGGCTATAGTCAGGGTGGATGTGTCTCTGGATGGGGGCCTAACCTGGCAAGTGGCTGAGCTGAATGGAGAGGAACAGCGTCCCCGGAAGGCCTGGGCCTGGAGGTTATGGCAGCTACAAGCGCCTGTGCCAGCTGGGAAAAAGGAATTGAACATTGTTTGTAAGGCTGTAGATGATAGCTACAATGTGCAGCCAGACTCGGTGGCCCCAATCTGGAACCTGCGAGGTGTGCTCAGCAATGCCTGGCACCGTGTCCACGTCCGTGTCACCCCGTGA
- the RAB5B gene encoding ras-related protein Rab-5B, translating to MTSRSTARPNGQPQASKICQFKLVLLGESAVGKSSLVLRFVKGQFHEYQESTIGAAFLTQSVCLDDTTVKFEIWDTAGQERYHSLAPMYYRGAQAAIVVYDITNQETFARAKTWVKELQRQASPSIVIALAGNKADLANKRMVEYEEAQAYADDNSLLFMETSAKTAMNVNDLFLAIAKKLPKSEPQNLGGAAGRSRGVDLHEQSQQNKSQCCSN from the exons ATGACTAGCAGAAGCACAGCCAGGCCCAATGGGCAGCCTCAGGCCAGCAAAATATGCCAGTTCAAATTGGTCCTGCTGGGTGAATCTGCAGTGGGGAAGTCTAGCCTGGTATTACGTTTTGTCAAAGGGCAGTTCCATGAGTACCAAGAAAGCACCATTGGAG CGGCCTTCCTCACCCAGTCTGTTTGTCTAGATGACACAACAGTCAAGTTTGAGATCTGGGACACAGCTGGGCAGGAACGATACCATAGCTTGGCCCCCATGTACTACAGAGGTGCCCAAGCTGCCATTGTGGTTTATGACATTACTAATCAG GAAACCTTCGCCCGAGCGAAGACATGGGTAAAGGAACTACAGCGACAGGCCAGTCCTAGCATCGTTATTGCCCTGGCAGGGAACAAAGCTGACCTGGCCAATAAGCGCATGGTGGAGTATGAA GAGGCCCAGGCATATGCAGATGACAACAGCTTATTGTTTATGGAGACTTCAGCCAAGACAGCTATGAACGTGAATGATCTCTTCCTGGCAATAG CTAAGAAGTTGCCAAAGAGTGAACCCCAGAATCTGGGGGGTGCAGCAGGCCGAAGCCGGGGTGTGGATCTTCATGAACAGTCCCAGCAGAACAAGAGCCAGTGTTGTAGCAACTGA